A single window of [Clostridium] hylemonae DSM 15053 DNA harbors:
- the rplF gene encoding 50S ribosomal protein L6: MSRIGRLPVAVPAGVTVEIAENNKVTVKGPKGTLEKELPAEMEIKQEGDQIIVTRPNDLKKMKSLHGLTRTLVNNMVVGVTDGYQKVLEVNGVGYRAAKSGNKLTLSLGYSHPVEMTDPEGVETVMEGQNKIIVKGIDKEKVGQYAAEIRDKRRPEPYKGKGIKYADEVIRRKVGKTGKK; encoded by the coding sequence ATGTCACGTATAGGAAGACTGCCAGTTGCAGTTCCGGCAGGCGTAACTGTTGAGATTGCAGAGAATAATAAAGTGACTGTAAAAGGTCCAAAGGGAACACTTGAAAAAGAACTTCCTGCAGAGATGGAGATCAAGCAGGAAGGCGACCAGATCATCGTTACAAGACCGAACGACTTAAAGAAGATGAAATCTTTACACGGTCTTACAAGAACACTTGTCAACAACATGGTTGTTGGTGTGACGGACGGATACCAGAAGGTTCTGGAAGTTAACGGTGTTGGATACAGAGCGGCAAAATCAGGAAACAAATTGACATTGAGTCTTGGGTATTCTCATCCGGTAGAGATGACAGATCCGGAAGGCGTTGAAACAGTGATGGAAGGCCAGAACAAGATCATCGTCAAGGGTATCGATAAAGAAAAAGTAGGCCAATACGCAGCTGAGATCAGAGACAAGAGAAGACCGGAGCCATACAAGGGCAAAGGTATCAAGTATGCTGATGAAGTTATCAGACGTAAAGTTGGTAAGACTGGTAAGAAATAA
- the secY gene encoding preprotein translocase subunit SecY, protein MLETFRKAFQIKDIRKKIGYTFLMLIVIRIGSELPTPGVDPSYIKDFFAQNTGEAFNLFNAFTGGSFEQMSVFALSITPYITSSIIMQLLTIAIPKLEEMQKEGEDGRKKIVAITRYLTVALALIESTAMAVGFGRRGLLVEYNFVNAAIVVLTLTAGSALLMWIGERITEKGVGNGISIVLVINIISRIPNDMSTLFEQFVKGKSLASGGLAVVIIFAIILALVVFVIVLQDGERRIAVQYSQKVVGRKTFGGQSTHIPLKINTAGVIPIIFASSLMQFPIVIASFLGKDGGTGIGSEILRGMNQGNWCNPEHLKYSWGLLVYIILTVFFAYFYTSITFNPLEIANNMKKSGGFIPGIRPGKPTVEYLTRILNYIIFVGACGLVLIQIVPIFFNGWLGAKVSFGGTSLIIIVSVVLETLKQIESQMLVRNYKGFLNN, encoded by the coding sequence ATGTTAGAAACTTTCCGAAAGGCATTTCAAATAAAGGATATTCGCAAAAAAATCGGATATACATTTTTGATGTTGATCGTGATAAGAATTGGATCTGAACTGCCAACACCTGGTGTGGATCCAAGTTATATCAAAGATTTCTTTGCACAGAATACGGGGGAAGCGTTTAACTTGTTTAACGCTTTCACCGGTGGATCCTTTGAGCAGATGTCTGTATTCGCTCTTAGTATTACACCATACATTACATCTTCCATCATCATGCAGCTTCTTACGATTGCAATTCCGAAACTTGAGGAAATGCAGAAAGAAGGAGAGGACGGAAGAAAGAAGATTGTAGCGATCACACGTTACCTCACGGTAGCCCTTGCCCTTATAGAGTCCACCGCGATGGCGGTCGGTTTCGGACGGAGAGGTCTTCTTGTAGAGTATAACTTTGTAAATGCCGCAATCGTAGTTCTGACGCTGACTGCCGGCAGTGCACTTCTGATGTGGATTGGTGAAAGAATTACGGAAAAAGGAGTCGGAAATGGTATTTCTATCGTACTCGTTATAAATATTATTTCGCGTATTCCGAACGATATGTCGACACTGTTTGAACAGTTCGTCAAAGGAAAAAGCCTTGCTTCGGGAGGACTGGCAGTAGTTATCATCTTTGCGATCATCCTTGCGCTGGTTGTATTTGTAATTGTCCTTCAGGACGGCGAGAGAAGGATCGCAGTCCAGTACTCACAGAAAGTAGTCGGAAGAAAAACATTCGGCGGTCAGTCCACACACATACCGCTGAAGATAAATACCGCGGGTGTTATACCGATCATCTTCGCATCCTCACTGATGCAGTTCCCGATCGTGATCGCGTCTTTCCTCGGGAAAGACGGCGGAACGGGGATAGGCAGTGAGATCCTGCGCGGCATGAATCAGGGGAACTGGTGCAATCCGGAACACTTGAAATATTCGTGGGGATTACTCGTGTATATCATCCTGACCGTGTTCTTTGCTTATTTCTACACATCGATTACATTTAATCCGTTGGAGATAGCAAACAACATGAAGAAAAGCGGAGGATTTATCCCTGGTATCAGACCTGGGAAACCGACAGTTGAATATTTGACGAGAATATTGAATTACATTATTTTTGTCGGAGCATGCGGCCTTGTACTTATACAGATTGTTCCAATATTCTTTAACGGCTGGCTTGGAGCGAAAGTATCTTTCGGCGGTACATCGCTTATCATTATCGTCAGCGTTGTGTTGGAGACTCTGAAGCAGATAGAATCACAGATGCTTGTACGTAACTACAAGGGATTTTTAAATAATTAA
- the rplN gene encoding 50S ribosomal protein L14: MIQQESRLKVADNTGAKELLCIRVLGGSTRRYASIGDIIVATVKDATPGGVVKKGDVVKAVVVRTVNSTRRKDGSYIRFDENAAVIIKDDKTPRGTRIFGPVARELREKQFMRIVSLAPEVL; this comes from the coding sequence ATGATACAGCAAGAAAGCAGACTTAAAGTAGCAGACAATACAGGTGCTAAAGAGTTACTGTGCATCCGTGTGCTTGGCGGCTCAACGAGAAGATATGCAAGCATCGGCGACATAATCGTTGCGACTGTTAAAGATGCAACACCAGGCGGCGTTGTTAAAAAGGGCGATGTAGTAAAAGCTGTAGTTGTTCGTACTGTAAACAGTACTCGCCGTAAAGACGGTTCTTATATCCGTTTCGACGAAAATGCTGCTGTTATTATAAAAGATGACAAGACACCAAGAGGAACCCGTATCTTCGGGCCAGTAGCAAGAGAGCTCCGTGAGAAGCAGTTCATGAGAATTGTCTCCCTGGCTCCGGAAGTACTATAA
- the rpsH gene encoding 30S ribosomal protein S8 yields MTMSDPIADMLTRIRNANTAKHDTVDVPASKMKTAIANILLDEGYIEKYDIVEDGVFKTIHITLKYGADKNEKVITGLKRISKPGLRVYASQAELPKVLGGLGTAIISTNQGVITDKEARKLGVGGEVLAFIW; encoded by the coding sequence ATGACTATGAGTGATCCAATCGCAGATATGCTTACGAGAATCCGTAACGCGAATACTGCTAAACATGATACAGTAGATGTACCTGCATCAAAGATGAAGACTGCAATCGCAAACATCTTATTAGATGAGGGATATATTGAGAAATATGATATCGTAGAAGACGGTGTGTTCAAGACGATCCACATTACGTTAAAATACGGTGCAGACAAGAATGAAAAAGTTATCACAGGACTTAAGAGAATCTCTAAACCAGGTCTTCGTGTATACGCTAGCCAGGCTGAGCTTCCTAAAGTGTTAGGCGGACTCGGAACAGCTATCATTTCAACAAATCAGGGTGTCATCACAGACAAAGAAGCAAGAAAGCTCGGCGTAGGCGGAGAGGTACTGGCTTTTATCTGGTAG
- the rpmD gene encoding 50S ribosomal protein L30, whose amino-acid sequence MANLKVTLVKSTIGAVPKHKKTVEALGLKKLNKTVELPDNAATRGMIKQVCHLVKVEEV is encoded by the coding sequence ATGGCAAATTTAAAAGTCACATTAGTAAAATCTACAATTGGTGCTGTACCAAAGCATAAGAAAACTGTTGAAGCTTTAGGACTTAAGAAGTTAAACAAGACAGTTGAACTGCCGGATAATGCAGCAACAAGAGGTATGATCAAACAGGTTTGTCACCTGGTAAAAGTTGAAGAAGTATAA
- a CDS encoding type Z 30S ribosomal protein S14: MAKTAMKVKQQRKQKFSTREYNRCRICGRPHAYLRKYGICRVCFRELAYKGQIPGVKKASW; encoded by the coding sequence ATGGCTAAGACAGCAATGAAAGTTAAACAGCAGCGTAAGCAGAAGTTCTCTACCAGAGAATACAATCGTTGCAGAATCTGCGGACGTCCGCATGCATATTTAAGAAAATATGGAATCTGCCGTGTTTGCTTCCGCGAGTTGGCATATAAAGGACAGATCCCAGGCGTAAAGAAAGCAAGCTGGTAA
- the rplX gene encoding 50S ribosomal protein L24, translating into MSMKKIKKGDTVKVIAGKDKDKEGKVVAVNQKDGKVTVEGVNMLTKHTKPSASNQNGGIIHQEGPIDVSNVMYVHKGQATRVGFKTEGEKKVRYAKSTGEVID; encoded by the coding sequence ATGTCAATGAAAAAAATTAAAAAGGGCGACACTGTAAAGGTTATCGCCGGTAAAGATAAAGACAAAGAAGGTAAAGTTGTCGCCGTTAACCAGAAAGATGGTAAGGTTACCGTAGAGGGAGTCAACATGCTGACAAAGCACACGAAACCAAGTGCTTCCAATCAGAATGGTGGCATCATTCATCAGGAAGGACCTATCGATGTTTCTAACGTAATGTACGTGCACAAAGGCCAGGCCACACGTGTAGGCTTTAAGACAGAGGGCGAGAAAAAAGTACGTTACGCCAAATCAACAGGCGAAGTGATTGATTAA
- the rpsQ gene encoding 30S ribosomal protein S17, translated as MERNLRKTRVGKVVSNKMDKTIVVAVEDHVKHPLYKKIVKRTYKLKAHDEANECNIGDKVKVMETRPLSKDKRWRLVEVMEKVK; from the coding sequence GTGGAAAGAAATCTTAGAAAAACCCGCGTGGGCAAGGTTGTTAGCAATAAAATGGATAAGACCATAGTAGTTGCGGTTGAAGATCATGTAAAACATCCGCTTTACAAGAAGATCGTAAAGAGAACATATAAATTGAAAGCACATGATGAAGCAAACGAATGCAACATTGGCGACAAAGTAAAAGTTATGGAAACAAGACCGCTGTCTAAAGACAAGAGATGGAGACTTGTTGAAGTTATGGAAAAAGTGAAATAG
- the rplV gene encoding 50S ribosomal protein L22 yields MAKGHRSQIKRERNANKDTRPSAKLSYARVSVQKACFVLDAIRGKDVTTALGILTYNPRYASSLIKKLLESAIANAENNNGMNAENLYIAEAYANKGPTMKRIRPRAQGRAYRIEKRMSHITLVLDER; encoded by the coding sequence ATGGCTAAAGGACATAGATCCCAAATCAAGAGAGAAAGAAATGCTAACAAAGACACAAGACCTTCTGCAAAGTTATCTTATGCAAGAGTTTCTGTCCAGAAAGCATGTTTCGTATTAGATGCCATCAGAGGTAAGGATGTAACAACAGCACTTGGTATTTTAACTTACAATCCAAGATATGCTTCTAGTTTAATAAAGAAATTATTAGAATCTGCAATCGCAAATGCTGAGAACAACAACGGCATGAACGCTGAGAACCTTTACATTGCAGAAGCTTATGCAAACAAAGGACCAACAATGAAGAGAATCAGACCTAGAGCGCAGGGAAGGGCTTACAGAATCGAGAAACGTATGAGCCACATCACACTTGTGCTTGATGAAAGATAA
- the rpmC gene encoding 50S ribosomal protein L29, whose product MKINAFVEDLKTKSAAELNEELVAAKKELFNLRFQNATNQLDNTSRIKEVRRNIARIQTVITEKANAAE is encoded by the coding sequence GTGAAAATTAATGCATTTGTAGAAGATTTAAAAACAAAATCAGCTGCAGAGCTGAACGAAGAATTAGTAGCTGCTAAGAAGGAACTTTTTAACTTAAGATTCCAGAACGCAACAAATCAGTTAGACAACACAAGCAGAATTAAAGAAGTAAGAAGAAACATTGCCAGAATTCAGACAGTAATCACTGAAAAGGCAAATGCTGCGGAATAA
- the rpsC gene encoding 30S ribosomal protein S3, with amino-acid sequence MGQKVNPHGLRVGVIKDWDSKWYAEKEFADYLVEDHDIRTYLKKRLYSAGISDIEIERASDRVKIIIYTAKPGVVIGKGGVEIEKVKGELKRFTDKKLVVDIKEIKRPDKDAQLVAENIAQQLENRISFRRAMKSCMSRTMKAGALGVKTSVSGRLGGADMARTEFYSEGTIPLQTLRADIDYGFAEANTTYGKVGVKVWIYKGEVLPEKAAKEGSDK; translated from the coding sequence ATGGGACAGAAAGTTAATCCTCATGGTTTAAGAGTCGGCGTTATTAAAGATTGGGATTCTAAGTGGTACGCAGAAAAAGAGTTCGCCGATTACCTTGTGGAAGACCATGATATCAGAACGTATCTTAAAAAGAGATTATACAGCGCAGGAATCTCCGATATTGAAATCGAGAGAGCATCCGACCGCGTTAAAATTATCATTTATACAGCTAAGCCAGGTGTCGTGATCGGTAAAGGCGGAGTTGAGATAGAAAAAGTAAAAGGTGAGCTTAAGAGGTTCACAGACAAGAAATTAGTCGTAGACATCAAAGAGATCAAAAGACCGGACAAAGACGCTCAGTTAGTAGCTGAGAACATTGCGCAGCAGCTGGAGAACCGTATTTCTTTCAGACGTGCAATGAAATCCTGTATGTCCAGAACTATGAAAGCAGGAGCGCTCGGTGTTAAGACTTCTGTATCAGGAAGACTCGGCGGAGCTGATATGGCCCGTACAGAGTTCTACAGTGAAGGTACGATTCCTCTTCAGACACTGAGAGCAGACATTGATTACGGATTCGCTGAGGCAAACACGACTTACGGTAAAGTCGGTGTTAAAGTATGGATTTACAAAGGCGAAGTTCTTCCGGAAAAAGCAGCAAAGGAAGGGAGCGATAAATAA
- the rplO gene encoding 50S ribosomal protein L15: MDLSNLRPADGAKQSDNFRRGRGHGSGNGKTAGKGHKGQKARSGATRPGFEGGQMPLYRRIPKRGFTNRNSKDIVGINVSALEVFDNDAVVTVETLLEQGIVKNPKDGVKILGNGELTKKLTVQANAFSAGAAAKIEALGGKAEVI; the protein is encoded by the coding sequence ATGGACTTATCAAACTTAAGACCTGCTGACGGAGCAAAACAGAGTGATAATTTCAGAAGAGGACGTGGACACGGCTCTGGAAACGGTAAGACAGCCGGCAAGGGACATAAAGGCCAGAAAGCTCGTTCAGGAGCTACAAGACCTGGTTTTGAAGGCGGCCAGATGCCGTTATATAGAAGAATACCAAAGAGAGGTTTCACGAACAGAAACTCTAAAGATATCGTTGGTATCAATGTAAGCGCTCTTGAGGTGTTTGATAATGATGCGGTTGTTACAGTTGAAACATTACTGGAACAGGGAATCGTTAAGAACCCGAAAGACGGCGTCAAGATTCTCGGCAACGGGGAGCTGACGAAGAAGCTTACAGTACAGGCAAATGCGTTCAGTGCAGGCGCTGCAGCTAAGATTGAGGCTTTAGGTGGAAAAGCAGAGGTGATCTAA
- the rpsS gene encoding 30S ribosomal protein S19 gives MARSIKKGPFADASLLKKVDAMNASGDKSVIKTWSRRSTIFPSMVGHTIAVHDGRKHVPVYVTEDMVGHKLGEFVATRTYRGHGKDEKKSKVR, from the coding sequence ATGGCACGTTCAATTAAAAAAGGACCATTCGCAGACGCAAGCCTGCTCAAGAAGGTTGATGCAATGAACGCATCCGGAGATAAGTCTGTTATCAAGACTTGGTCCCGCCGTTCTACAATCTTCCCAAGCATGGTTGGACATACAATTGCCGTTCATGACGGAAGAAAACATGTACCTGTATATGTAACAGAGGATATGGTTGGACACAAGCTCGGAGAGTTTGTGGCAACGAGAACATACAGAGGACATGGAAAAGACGAAAAGAAATCTAAAGTAAGATAG
- the rplW gene encoding 50S ribosomal protein L23, giving the protein MADIKYYDVILKPVVTEKSMELMGDKKYTFLVHPQATKSQVKEAVEKMFDGAKVKNVNTMNCDGKKKRVRGTMQFGKTAKTKKAVVQLTEDSKDIEIFEGL; this is encoded by the coding sequence ATGGCTGATATTAAATATTATGATGTAATCCTTAAACCGGTAGTTACAGAGAAGAGTATGGAGCTTATGGGCGACAAGAAATACACGTTCCTTGTACACCCGCAGGCAACAAAATCTCAGGTAAAAGAAGCTGTTGAGAAGATGTTTGACGGAGCAAAAGTAAAGAACGTCAACACAATGAACTGTGACGGCAAGAAGAAGAGAGTGCGCGGGACAATGCAGTTCGGCAAGACGGCGAAGACTAAAAAAGCGGTTGTTCAGCTTACAGAAGACAGCAAAGATATCGAGATCTTTGAGGGATTATAA
- the rpsE gene encoding 30S ribosomal protein S5 has product MKQVRIDAGQLELNEKVVSIKRVTKVVKGGRNFRFTALVVVGDGNGHVGAGLGKATEIPEAIRKGKEDAAKNLITVALDENDSITHDFIGKFGGASVLLKKAPDGTGVIAGGPARAVIEMAGIKNIRTKSLGSNNKQNVVLATIDGLRQLKTPEEVAKLRGKSVEEILG; this is encoded by the coding sequence ATGAAACAAGTACGAATTGATGCTGGTCAATTAGAATTAAATGAAAAAGTGGTATCAATTAAACGTGTTACCAAGGTTGTTAAGGGTGGTCGTAACTTCAGATTCACAGCTTTAGTAGTTGTAGGCGACGGAAACGGCCATGTTGGTGCAGGTTTAGGAAAAGCGACTGAAATTCCTGAAGCGATCCGCAAAGGAAAAGAAGACGCAGCAAAAAATCTTATTACTGTAGCATTAGATGAGAACGATAGTATTACACATGATTTTATCGGTAAATTCGGAGGAGCTTCCGTGTTACTTAAGAAGGCTCCGGATGGTACTGGAGTTATCGCCGGAGGCCCGGCGCGTGCTGTGATCGAGATGGCGGGAATCAAAAATATCCGTACAAAATCTCTCGGTTCTAACAACAAGCAGAACGTAGTTCTTGCTACGATCGACGGATTACGCCAGTTAAAGACTCCGGAAGAAGTAGCTAAGCTTCGCGGTAAATCTGTAGAAGAGATCTTAGGCTAA
- the rplD gene encoding 50S ribosomal protein L4, whose protein sequence is MANVSVYNIEGKEVGTIDLNDAVFGVEVNEHLVHMAVVSQLANKRQGTQKAKTRSEVSGGGRKPWRQKGTGHARQGSTRAPQWTGGGVVFAPTPRDYSFKMNKKEKRAALKSALTTKVEEKKFIVVDEIAFDEIKTKNFANVLKNLDVSKALVVLEDGNTNAELSARNIADVKTAKTNTINVYDILKYNTVIATKAAVANIEEVYA, encoded by the coding sequence ATGGCAAACGTATCTGTTTACAATATAGAAGGTAAAGAAGTTGGCACAATCGACTTAAACGATGCGGTATTTGGTGTTGAAGTTAACGAACACCTCGTACACATGGCAGTTGTAAGCCAGCTTGCAAATAAACGTCAGGGAACACAGAAAGCTAAGACACGTTCTGAAGTTTCCGGAGGCGGAAGAAAACCATGGAGACAGAAAGGTACCGGTCATGCAAGACAGGGATCTACAAGAGCTCCGCAATGGACAGGCGGTGGAGTAGTATTTGCTCCGACACCGAGAGATTATTCATTCAAAATGAATAAGAAAGAGAAGAGAGCTGCTCTTAAATCTGCTCTTACAACAAAGGTAGAAGAGAAGAAATTCATCGTTGTTGATGAGATCGCATTTGACGAGATCAAGACAAAGAACTTTGCAAACGTATTAAAGAACCTGGATGTATCCAAAGCATTAGTAGTATTAGAAGACGGCAACACAAACGCTGAACTTTCAGCAAGAAACATTGCGGATGTTAAAACAGCAAAGACTAATACGATCAATGTGTACGACATCTTAAAATACAACACAGTGATCGCAACGAAAGCTGCTGTTGCTAACATCGAGGAGGTGTACGCATAA
- the rplB gene encoding 50S ribosomal protein L2, with protein MGIKTYNPYTPSRRQMTGSDFAEITKTTPEKSLLAPKSRQAGRNNQGKITVRHRGGGAKKKYRIIDFKRRKDGIPATVVGIEYDPNRTANIALICYADGEKAYILAPEGLKAGMKVMNGPEAEVKAGNCLPLSEIPVGTQIHNIEMYPGKGGQLVRSAGNSAQLMAKEGKYATLRLPSGEMRMVPIICRASVGVVGNGDHNLINIGKAGRKRHMGFRPTVRGSVMNPNDHPHGGGEGKTGIGRPGPCTPWGKPALGLKTRKKNKASNKMIVRRRDGKAIK; from the coding sequence ATGGGAATCAAAACATATAACCCATATACGCCTTCCAGAAGACAGATGACTGGATCAGATTTCGCGGAAATCACGAAGACAACTCCAGAAAAATCTCTGTTAGCTCCAAAGAGCAGACAGGCAGGACGTAATAATCAAGGCAAAATTACAGTTAGACACCGCGGAGGCGGAGCTAAGAAAAAATATAGAATCATTGACTTCAAGAGAAGAAAAGACGGAATTCCGGCAACTGTTGTAGGTATCGAGTATGATCCGAACAGAACAGCCAACATCGCGCTGATCTGCTACGCAGACGGTGAGAAGGCTTACATCCTTGCACCAGAAGGGTTAAAAGCAGGCATGAAGGTCATGAACGGACCTGAAGCAGAAGTAAAGGCCGGCAACTGCCTTCCTCTTTCTGAGATCCCGGTAGGTACACAGATCCACAACATTGAGATGTACCCGGGAAAAGGCGGACAGCTTGTTCGTTCCGCAGGCAACAGCGCACAGCTGATGGCGAAAGAAGGAAAATATGCGACACTGAGACTTCCGTCAGGAGAGATGAGAATGGTACCGATCATCTGCAGAGCTTCTGTAGGCGTTGTAGGAAATGGAGACCACAACCTCATCAACATCGGTAAAGCAGGACGTAAACGCCATATGGGCTTCAGACCTACTGTACGCGGTTCTGTTATGAACCCGAATGACCATCCACACGGTGGTGGTGAAGGTAAGACTGGAATCGGACGTCCGGGTCCATGTACACCTTGGGGCAAACCAGCACTTGGTCTTAAGACGAGAAAGAAAAACAAAGCTTCTAACAAGATGATTGTAAGAAGAAGAGATGGTAAAGCGATTAAATAG
- the rplE gene encoding 50S ribosomal protein L5 produces MSRLKEQYQNEIVEAMNKKFGYKNIMEVPKLDKVVINMGVGEAKDNAKILESAVADLEKITGQKAVICKAKKSVANFKLREGMPIGCKVTLRGEKMYEFVDRLVNLALPRVRDFRGVNPNAFDGRGNYALGIKEQLIFPEIEYDKVDKVRGMDIIFVTTAKTDEEARELLTQFNMPFTK; encoded by the coding sequence TTGAGTAGACTGAAAGAACAGTACCAGAACGAGATCGTCGAAGCGATGAATAAAAAGTTCGGTTATAAAAATATTATGGAAGTGCCAAAACTCGATAAAGTTGTTATCAACATGGGTGTTGGCGAAGCAAAAGACAATGCAAAGATTTTAGAGTCAGCTGTCGCTGACCTGGAGAAGATCACAGGACAGAAAGCAGTTATCTGTAAAGCGAAAAAATCTGTAGCGAACTTCAAGTTAAGAGAAGGAATGCCAATCGGATGTAAAGTTACTTTAAGAGGAGAAAAGATGTATGAGTTTGTTGACCGTCTGGTTAACCTCGCATTACCTCGTGTACGTGACTTCAGAGGTGTTAATCCGAATGCATTTGACGGCAGAGGAAACTATGCACTTGGTATCAAGGAGCAGCTTATCTTCCCGGAGATCGAATACGATAAGGTAGATAAGGTAAGAGGTATGGATATCATCTTTGTTACAACTGCCAAGACAGACGAAGAGGCGCGTGAATTGTTAACACAGTTCAACATGCCATTTACAAAATAA
- the rplP gene encoding 50S ribosomal protein L16 — MLMPKRVKRRKQFRGSMKGKALRGNKITNGEYGIVAMEPCWIRSNQIEAARIAMTRYIKRGGKVWIKIFPDKPVTTKPAETRMGSGKGTLEYWVAVVKPGRVMFEIAGVSEEVAREALRLATHKLPCKCKVVSRADLEGGDNSEN; from the coding sequence ATGTTAATGCCAAAAAGAGTTAAACGTCGTAAACAATTCCGTGGTTCCATGAAGGGTAAAGCGCTTCGTGGAAACAAGATCACAAACGGTGAATATGGTATCGTTGCCATGGAGCCCTGCTGGATCCGTTCCAACCAGATAGAGGCTGCCCGTATCGCCATGACACGTTACATCAAGCGTGGCGGTAAAGTATGGATCAAAATATTCCCTGATAAACCTGTAACTACGAAACCAGCTGAAACACGTATGGGTTCTGGTAAAGGAACCTTAGAATACTGGGTAGCGGTTGTTAAGCCGGGACGCGTTATGTTTGAGATCGCAGGCGTGTCTGAAGAAGTGGCCAGAGAAGCTCTTCGTCTGGCGACTCACAAGCTGCCATGTAAATGTAAAGTAGTTTCTCGCGCAGACTTAGAAGGCGGTGATAACAGTGAAAATTAA
- the rplR gene encoding 50S ribosomal protein L18, translating into MVSKKSRSKVRVNKHRKLRNRFSGTSECPRLAVFRSNNHMYAQIIDDTVGSTLVAASTLQKDVKANLEKTNDVKAAAYLGKVIAEKAIEKGIKDVVFDRGGFIYQGKVQALADAAREAGLNF; encoded by the coding sequence ATGGTTAGCAAAAAGTCAAGAAGCAAAGTTCGTGTTAATAAACACAGAAAATTACGTAACCGTTTCAGCGGTACGTCTGAATGCCCGCGTTTAGCCGTGTTCAGAAGCAATAATCATATGTATGCTCAGATTATTGACGATACAGTTGGCAGCACTCTGGTTGCAGCTTCCACTCTTCAGAAAGATGTGAAAGCAAACTTGGAAAAGACCAACGACGTAAAAGCAGCAGCATATTTAGGAAAAGTAATTGCAGAAAAAGCAATCGAAAAAGGTATTAAAGATGTTGTCTTTGACCGAGGCGGCTTTATATACCAGGGAAAAGTTCAGGCATTAGCAGACGCAGCTAGAGAAGCTGGGTTGAATTTCTAG
- a CDS encoding adenylate kinase, protein MKIIMLGAPGAGKGTQAKKIAAKFSIPHISTGDIFRANIKNGTELGKKAKTYMDQGLLVPDELVVDLVVDRVNQEDCRDGYVLDGFPRTIPQAEALDKALAELGQKVDYAIDVDVPDENIIRRMGGRRACVTCGATYHLEYAPTEKDGICDTCGGGLILRDDDKPETVKKRLSVYHEQTQPLIDYYTNAGILKTVDGTADIEDVFRAIVEILGA, encoded by the coding sequence ATGAAGATTATTATGTTAGGCGCGCCGGGGGCGGGCAAAGGAACTCAGGCAAAAAAAATTGCCGCAAAATTCAGTATTCCTCACATTTCAACTGGTGATATCTTCAGAGCGAATATTAAAAATGGAACGGAACTGGGCAAAAAGGCCAAGACGTACATGGACCAGGGTCTTCTCGTGCCGGATGAACTCGTCGTAGACCTGGTGGTAGACCGCGTGAACCAGGAAGACTGCCGGGACGGTTACGTGCTGGACGGATTTCCGAGAACAATACCCCAGGCGGAGGCGCTGGACAAAGCGCTTGCAGAGCTCGGACAGAAGGTTGACTATGCCATAGACGTTGATGTTCCGGATGAGAATATCATACGCCGTATGGGCGGCCGCCGTGCCTGTGTCACATGCGGCGCCACCTATCATCTCGAGTATGCGCCGACAGAGAAAGACGGCATCTGTGACACGTGCGGGGGCGGATTGATCCTGCGGGATGACGACAAGCCGGAGACGGTAAAGAAGCGGCTTTCCGTGTACCATGAACAGACACAGCCTCTGATAGATTACTATACTAATGCCGGTATATTAAAGACAGTTGACGGAACAGCTGACATTGAAGATGTATTCCGTGCGATCGTAGAAATCTTAGGAGCGTAG